From Venturia canescens isolate UGA chromosome 3, ASM1945775v1, whole genome shotgun sequence:
TGTCCTACTATTTCATCTATTTCTTCATAAGTTATTTCCTCACTGTTTTTAtcgtcaaaaatcaaattttgtattggctcaaaaatttcttcaatattttctttttcatcaccTCTTCCTTGCTCTggctcaaaaatgttttcttcacTCTGGTAAAATGCCTCCATGAATTCATTATCCTCtacatcttcaatttcattcaaattcttcaaaaattccCCATTAACTTTATCTTCAATGTCCTCAAATtcctctttttcaaaatttatttcaacttcttcttcaaaaactccaacaatttttcctttttcaattgACCCCTTTGTGGGCACTACATCCATAACTTCGTTATACTTAACTCGTAAAGACATCTCCTCCAAATTAATCAAACTTTTGAGCGGTTGCAAGGAATCAATACCGAGCAAAACGTCTCTAATCAAACcaggaattattaaaaatttaacgtaCGTTTTTACCTTCCCAATCTCTGTTCTCgccattatttgatttttgacttttgtcatttttccctTTATCGCTCCTTTTACCGTCACTCCCGTGACAGGTAAAagtggacaatttttcaaaatctctttgttCTCTAAATAAAATTCCTCTGAAATTGTAGTAACTCTCGACCCTGAATCAACTAACGCAGTCACTGTAATACCCTCAATCTTAGCATAGATTTCTGGACATTCTATTATAGGCACCGCTTCTCCATTTATTTCCTCTTccattaaaaattctcttgtaTCCGTAAAAATCGTGTTGATGGCCACTTTAATTTCCTctgttttgtttgtttcgcTTCTTTGTTGGAGGTCCTCCGATAAACCATCCTGCGAAttgtctttcttttcttcttccaccgttgtacctcgttcgtttccttttccttttatttgatcatttttttcgagcacgggtacaacgtttattcgtttcccgCTTGAGAAGTCGATGGCTGTGGTTCTTGATGAACCTCTATTGCTTGAATTTGTTGTTCTGGAGGATTATTCTGCTGGTGATTATTCGAGTTATTTGGCGGTCTGTATCCTCCATTGTTTTGTTGAGGTCTCGAATTTTGATTCTGATTTGGGCGATTATAACCATTTTGTTGATTGTAGTTTCCGTTATAGCGATTTTGTTGAGGATATCCGTTGTTTTGCCGCTGGTTGTAATTCTGTTGATAATGACCGTTATTGGGCCGATTATAATTCTGCTGGTAATTTCGATTCTGTTGATTGTTCcagctgttgttgttgtatCCCCCATTCGgtcgattattttgattccAATTCGGGTTGCCACGGTtggaattattttgataaCCTCCTTGGTTATTCCAATTATTTTGCTGCGGCATACGGAACGGTCTctgctcgtttttattttgattttgatttgGGGAAGATTGAGCGGCTTCCTTCTCCTTTTTCGAATTAATCGGTCCGTGCCGATCCATTTTCCCCAGGAATTCAATTAATTGTTCTAGAGTTTTGAATCCTCGGCTGATTATTGTTGCTTGGATTTCGTCCGTATAGTGTTGCGAGAGTGACGCAATTATATCCTCATCACTGGGAGGAGGAATGAGATCCTTAGCGGCTCCGAAGATGTGGATCGTGTACTCCACCTTGGATATTTTATTGTCCTTATCCGAGTAGTGTCCAAACTCGAGGTcctttctcacttttctctgCACATCCATACTCCAGAATCGCTCCACGAATTTCTTCTCCACTTCATCAAAAtcttcaacgcggtcctcgaTGAGTACCCACCATTCCTTGGCTGCCTTCTCGAGGCATTGCCCcagcaaatatttcatctccGTAACGGTCGGATTGGTGACTTCACAGTACCTCCGAAATTctttgatgaatttcattggtctctttttttctgatcCATCGTACGTGGGtggtttaattttaattttattcggaTGCATGTCCATCGGCAGCATCGTCCGAATCcgttctcttctttcttcttccagTTCCTCTTCAGATTCGTCGTCAGAAACTTCTTTGTCCGGTTTCTGAACAATCCGCGTACTTTCCGTGTTTGGACTCTCAATTTTGTCCTTCCGCTCAAGGTTTTCGACCCTCTTTTTGATCGCGTTCACATCCAGTTGCATTTGTGCCACACTCACCTCGGTTACAGCACTTTTAGACTCGTTGTCTTGGACGATTTTTGTCAAGCCCGTGACATGTCGTTTAATTGGTTCATATATTTGGTGCACCTCACTAGCGATCGTGGCTTGCATTGTCTTGAATTTCTCTGTGAATTCAGacctcaaatcaatgtttgccTGATTGTTTCGGGCGATCTCGTTTGCCATGCTCTGCACTTGAGTCTTCATCTCTTTCATTGCATCTATTAAACTCATTAACAATTCGTGATTTAATTCGCCAAATTCTATTTTTCCCCTATTTGATCCGGGAGTGCCaaattcctctaatttaatatCCCCGggattttcgtcaattttctCCAACTGTAACCCAAAATTACCCCGAGATTCGTTAAAAATATCCCCCGCTCCTGGAGGAGGAATCGAGGTAGTTAaatcgacatttcgaacacctGCACCATCGTCCTCGGGATTCTGAAACCCGGAATCTCTCGCTGTTTCGTTTCTCTCGGtcttttccgccatttttgtACAACCAATGATTTTCAGTTAAGCAAAACTTCCACGTCCCCCTGCGATACctgccccacgttgggcgccagttgtaacgaaacgctctcgccgacctggcctgaacgccgccacgcgtcggttcgagcaaccttaataataaggagcaggtatgaaggaaacgcggacaccgttaattttgtgaaaataataaaataatcgattttattcaattttgatcgatatttaacaaaaataaagaagatttagcactttggctcgcggaaaataaaatttgtattttgattttaatattgtcttgctttgtttaatcggatctggcgagaaaaagacccgaaagacccgaaaacgttgcaaattctctgtctgagataatttttaatttctcaattttcggaatttaattgtacaaaattaacaaagaaacaaaaaaaaaaaatttgtttttattctaatTAACGCTTTTGTCTTGTATTTTCGACACGCCTTAACCCTAAAAATTCGCTATTAATGCAAAGTTTAATTTTcccgatgtcctgttacgtTAGCTCTAAGAATAAGTGAATCCAAGAATATTgctcgcttttacaattttgaatttctttttactcgatataaaatcaattttcaactatCGTTTCTTGGATTATTTTCTAAATGGGTCTAGATCTCCCTACCTGgaccacctcggacaatgtttttcaaacgtgaatttaatttttgataataagatgaatttttaatcctcctcaacaataagaaagaaacaaaacgttaaAAGGTAGGATGcaaaccacgggctatgggatagaaacgtcaccgaatccctccgagagtccgtgcatttacagggtagaggtaactctccgtccacgtgttatgggatcgagacgtcaccgagtcgatccgagaactccgtgcaacggaaagccggaaattttttagaggttaggtgtggaccctggattatgggatcgagacgtcgccgagtcgctccgagaatccaggcatccaaggaaataggcaattcaccgtccacgggctatgggatcgagacgtcgccgagtcgatccgagagtccgcgctacgggaaccccaaagattttgaggataggtgtagtattgctgaggctgatgtactgagagaggtccgagttgattatttagccagggagaactgtctgccgaatgagtcgcgcagcgcttcttatacccgtgtccccaccataaaattctcgagcgccgagaatctccgttttcgctcggttctgcgcatcaacttgttacgccctctccgattggcccgttgccatgattcgcgatcgcccgttggtcgagcaggctagcatacgatgcgcagactaccgctttttatgatttacagcttattacgatgttaaacagtaaaaacttcaatctgatcaaatattacttaatttcttcttcaatttggcatttttatttgttttaatatgattcgtaaaattataatcgctaaaagtcacgtacgcgtcctatagcccatcgacgctctccccgcgcatgcgtcgtagtcgctttttacatttttccttGCGAtcagtttttatgttattaatttgacttgtgatcatttttctttaattcgtgttatttttctgaaaattttgatcgtaattacgtgctcgggcgacttaaaataataaaaatcaaaaagaattaatttccgaaattatagcgcggcgaagttcagagcggcgccggtagccccgctcgggctcatgcctaccggcctaagatggccgccacctgtcaacaacgacgagcgtggtcgccgcgatgttttgtccgcgatctaaagatcgcggagtttcgttcgtttcgacgggctcgggccgtcgcgcgtgtgtttcgctacaatatatattggtattatggcaccagaaaaaaaatatatcggtatataaaatgtattatggcaccagatttgtcactagatataaaacaaataaacatcaaaaatgtgtgcgaaaatccgacccattttttgatgcaattaaaaaataaataattaatatctcttcaacgcgtcaagctacagagttcgaagaggtcgaaagaaaaaaaataataaaaaatatgtcaacgtataatattctccgaaatgatatagttaattaattattgaaggaacaaattttgaaaattttcgaaaacaattggaaacgctatcgctccggtaaagagtctctggcagcaactcgtcatatcttataaatgtacttgtctcagagtcgctgccgcgactctagatgatgtgtgtatttctatttcctcccATTGAGTTCATCAACATAGTTTGAAGATTTATGACAATGACTCTTGTTCGATCTGATCGCTTGTTTATACAcccgagtttgaaaaaaatctttgtgccAAGTAAAtgcatcaagagacgcggtagcggctcgacgccaagtattaaaaggaaaatcagaagcgcgtaaagaaaaagccagcgcgagccctgccgcactcttatatactacgcgaatatgccgatttttgacgtcacagagttttcaaacggcgcttgcggacaaaccatattattaaaaaatctaaaaattggtgagaattttttttcgatttttccctttccattggtctttgttggaaGTAAATCCATTCAGCCATTCCCGAGATATGTCTCTTTAAAGAATTGAGACCGAACGCTTTacgataaattttatttcttagagacagagaggcgtaaGTTGAGCATGTTTACGTTCGGACTTACGGCCTTTGCAGGCCTGGTATACATTTCTCGGCTCTCCTGTCACAcagtacgctgaacgcggctaccccctctcttgcgcgtcgccgagcgagagagacagagaatgtgcggacagcgggggcaataccagctcctggcttACGCATAActtgtattattatatattcagaaaaattttccagcaaacgtcacagagcaacaaaggtttctcgaatgattctgcaattattaagagattatcatctgtttttatgctagctcgggttataaacttaaaacagtttacgcgtacaagtgcatgcattgtatctatacgatgtactgcacaaattcattttcaacattacacacaagcttggcgtgcatggttttcaatcggaagctcgggaagagacaattgttcaaatttactatgaaaacaataattaattagtattgtatgaacgattgtgaaagaaaccgatcccccaataaaatatgtgaggccctgttatataatgatttggtaaacaatacagatgggtgaaatttgtggataaaattgaacaattaaacgaacggataaagaaatgaaatcaatcaatccctttatatgcctttatcttgtacggatacatacggccattctttcatgcccatacgcattctaatttatccacgcgtcactttcactcgtttgtccgtaaactcatttttttaccaaatgggcagatgattggatgaattacacaagtactgaaatggatgaacaaagaagtaagttgtgtaaacattgatttgagaaaagaaaacgcgttgaatacgaaacatttggagtaatgaatttatcagtcaaactagtcaagaatggatatttttctttgtgtacacaacgcaggatctcacgtcgaactactcaataaaatagttggatggaaaagggatggcaaattaaaaaacaattacatgagaggatcatcaagatttcttcaaatatatggatggatgaggcattccttcgccgagcttccgattgaaaaccatgcacgccaagcttgtgtgtaatgttgaaaatgaatttgtgcagtacatcgtatagatacaatgcatgcacttgtacgcgtaaactgttttaagtttataacccgagctagcataaaaacagatgataatctcttaataattgcagaatcattcgagaaacctttgttgctctgtgacgtttgctggaaaatttttctgaataagcgagggattagggctaaaagtgtacacgaatgaattccacaagaaccttaattcattcactgtacttggctaggttagaaaatgatctcatttttttttttccaagattcaaaattcctacaggaaacgtaattcatacactgtatatgttacaatagatctcatattttttcacagttaaacatttttttaaatttatttattgaaaatgcgaatatataaaatcatttaaaacaacggtcacgaccttttaatacttggcgtgccttttttactttttgaagttttaatatttactgatttcacttctttttgcgagacgtgacaactatataggaatcgtctttcattcactatatttgtcaacttcagaaaacgatctcatttttttttatattttgaagttttttattgataatgcgaatatagaaaattattggaaactacggtcgcgaccttttaataattggcgttcttttttgacattgtcaattattttttttctaattagcttattttttagaggcgtgacaatatttacttaagaaaaaaaatacattcctcgtcttcgacgaaaatttttaaaacgatttgtttcaagttgagtgcttttctctatgtgccaaaagcaatcgacacagccaatttttctatgtagatggacgaaaactgtgcggttatgttcatgtgagttgaaaccttttacaagcaataatggtgacgattttgattatccattcagcatatcgaattttctaatgaaagattgggaaattcctatgcaatgggatgatattttcattttctattcctttttttggaaagctccatttgtttatttggaaaattgatttatgaaactatcttcttcttcttcttcttctctttcaatggattccatgttgacatggatactgtcaatggtttgcaatgtccaaagaAACGTTTCCATGCTATTTAATATCTAAGACGACAGCTTTATAGTTAtttgtgtccagtgatattttttcatggtcttctataACGTCAGAACATGCTTTCTCAATGCAGACTGTTAAATCgccgatctagatatcgataactatgaggaaatatattgcaaaccattgcaccgtctacctcggaaaatataaaattgtcgaatatatattgaaaaatatgaaggcatccacctagacatcgaaaacccgaTAGTcgccaacctagacatcgaaaacaatagagccatcgaccaagatatcgaaaaccatgcagtcgtcaatctagacatcgaaaaccatgcggtCGTCAACGTAGTCATCCTTAGAAAAACTGACTGcaccatcggaaactatggagccgttgacctttATACCGGAAACcatagacaaattcacctcaacatcggaaactataaagttatcgaccgggatagtgaaaactatgaagtcgtcgatctagtccacgaaaacaatgggaaaacatacctggacattgaaaactgccgagccgttgatctagacctcgaaaagcatgtaAAAACATACCGAGAcggcgaaagccatgaagaaatattcctagccatcgaaaaccataaagctgtcgacgtagccatcgaaaacaatggagccgacgacctagaccatgaaaaccatggagaaacatatccagacatcaaaaagtatggaattgttgact
This genomic window contains:
- the LOC122408035 gene encoding probable cyclin-dependent serine/threonine-protein kinase DDB_G0292550, with the translated sequence MAEKTERNETARDSGFQNPEDDGAGVRNVDLTTSIPPPGAGDIFNESRGNFGLQLEKIDENPGDIKLEEFGTPGSNRGKIEFGELNHELLMSLIDAMKEMKTQVQSMANEIARNNQANIDLRSEFTEKFKTMQATIASEVHQIYEPIKRHVTGLTKIVQDNESKSAVTEVSVAQMQLDVNAIKKRVENLERKDKIESPNTESTRIVQKPDKEVSDDESEEELEEERRERIRTMLPMDMHPNKIKIKPPTYDGSEKKRPMKFIKEFRRYCEVTNPTVTEMKYLLGQCLEKAAKEWWVLIEDRVEDFDEVEKKFVERFWSMDVQRKVRKDLEFGHYSDKDNKISKVEYTIHIFGAAKDLIPPPSDEDIIASLSQHYTDEIQATIISRGFKTLEQLIEFLGKMDRHGPINSKKEKEAAQSSPNQNQNKNEQRPFRMPQQNNWNNQGGYQNNSNRGNPNWNQNNRPNGGYNNNSWNNQQNRNYQQNYNRPNNGHYQQNYNQRQNNGYPQQNRYNGNYNQQNGYNRPNQNQNSRPQQNNGGYRPPNNSNNHQQNNPPEQQIQAIEVHQEPQPSTSQAGNE